From Woronichinia naegeliana WA131, the proteins below share one genomic window:
- a CDS encoding spore coat protein U domain-containing protein, which produces MSTILVTCTNGLEPEVHLDQGQNPLSGSTLEAPQRSMVSDALPAGTLAYGIYQDQNNNVWGSGGTSQSFLANGTATGLTAYGKIPAGQTAPVGNYSDTVAVTVTY; this is translated from the coding sequence GTGAGCACCATTCTTGTAACTTGTACTAACGGGCTAGAGCCTGAAGTTCACCTAGATCAAGGTCAAAATCCTCTATCGGGCAGTACACTTGAAGCTCCTCAACGATCAATGGTTTCCGATGCTTTGCCTGCTGGCACTTTGGCTTACGGCATTTATCAAGATCAGAATAATAATGTCTGGGGGAGTGGTGGAACCTCTCAATCATTCCTTGCAAATGGAACCGCCACGGGGTTGACTGCTTACGGTAAAATTCCCGCTGGTCAAACTGCCCCTGTTGGGAATTACTCTGATACTGTTGCTGTCACTGTTACCTACTAA